Proteins encoded in a region of the Plasmodium reichenowi strain SY57 chromosome Unknown, whole genome shotgun sequence genome:
- a CDS encoding hypothetical protein (conserved Plasmodium protein, unknown function) has protein sequence DIIELKDDLTSFEEYIYNQKKEKNKQSKKDKYKKLQECVSTYNSFDDKIKDDEDERFEYFKKLKNQNERCEENVELKDQINSVYNNMDIEDEEGRSYKHTYNIRRKLNEEQNDAKSVTVDDIQKEKKSLIENHKKELR, from the exons gaCATTATTGAGCTCAAAGAT GATTTGACCAGCTttgaagaatatatatacaaccaaaagaaagaaaaaaacaagCAAAGTAAAAAGGATAAGTATAAGAAATTACAAGAATGTGTGTCAACATATAATTCCTttgatgataaaataaaagacGATGAAGATGAACGATTTGAGTATTTTAAG aaattaaaaaatcaGAATGAACGTTGTGAAGAAAATGTAGAATTAAAAGATCAAATTAATAGtgtttataataatatggatattg AAGACGAAGAAGGTCGTTCTTATAAGCACACATATAACATAAGAAGAAAATTAAACGAAGAACAAAACG atgCTAAGTCAGTTACTGTAGATGACATtcaaaaggaaaaaaaaagtcTTATTgaaaatcataaaaaagaattaagG